The Streptomyces luteogriseus genome includes a window with the following:
- the trxA gene encoding thioredoxin, producing MAGTLKNVTDDSFEQDVLKSDKPVLVDFWAAWCGPCRQIAPSLEAIASEYGDKIEIVKLNIDENPGTAAKYGVMSIPTLNVYQGGEVAKTIVGAKPKAAIVRDLEEFIAE from the coding sequence GTGGCCGGCACCCTGAAGAATGTGACCGACGACTCCTTCGAGCAGGACGTCCTCAAGAGCGACAAGCCTGTTCTGGTGGACTTCTGGGCCGCCTGGTGCGGTCCGTGCCGCCAGATCGCGCCGTCCCTCGAGGCGATCGCCTCCGAGTACGGCGACAAGATCGAGATCGTCAAGCTGAACATCGACGAGAACCCGGGTACGGCCGCCAAGTACGGCGTCATGTCCATCCCGACCCTGAACGTCTACCAGGGCGGCGAGGTCGCCAAGACCATCGTGGGCGCGAAGCCGAAGGCCGCGATCGTTCGCGACCTCGAGGAGTTCATCGCCGAGTGA
- the trxB gene encoding thioredoxin-disulfide reductase, which yields MSDVRNVIIIGSGPAGYTAALYTARASLKPLVFEGAVTAGGALMNTTEVENFPGFQDGIMGPELMDNMRAQSERFGAELVPDDIVTVDLSGEIKTVTDTAGTVHRAKAVIVATGSQHRKLGLPNEDALSGRGVSWCATCDGFFFKDQDIAVIGGGDTAMEEATFLSRFAKSVTIVHRRDTLRASKAMQERAFADPKISFVWDSEVAEIQGDPKLSGLKLRNLKTGEISDLPVTGLFIAIGHDPRTELFKGQLDLDEEGYLKVSAPSTRTNLTGVFAAGDVVDHTYRQAITAAGTGCSAALDAERYLAALADEEQPEPEKTAV from the coding sequence GTGAGCGACGTCCGTAACGTGATCATCATCGGCTCCGGGCCTGCCGGCTACACGGCGGCGCTCTACACCGCGCGCGCGTCGCTGAAGCCACTGGTGTTCGAGGGCGCCGTCACCGCGGGCGGTGCGCTCATGAACACCACCGAGGTCGAGAACTTCCCGGGCTTCCAGGACGGCATCATGGGCCCCGAGCTCATGGACAACATGCGCGCCCAGTCGGAGCGCTTCGGAGCCGAGCTCGTCCCGGACGACATCGTGACCGTCGACCTGAGCGGTGAGATCAAGACCGTCACGGACACGGCCGGCACCGTGCACCGGGCGAAGGCCGTCATCGTCGCCACCGGCTCGCAGCACCGCAAGCTCGGACTGCCGAACGAGGACGCCCTGTCGGGCCGCGGTGTGTCCTGGTGCGCCACCTGTGACGGGTTCTTCTTCAAGGACCAGGACATCGCCGTGATCGGTGGTGGCGACACCGCGATGGAGGAGGCCACCTTCCTCTCGCGGTTCGCCAAGTCGGTGACCATCGTCCACCGCCGCGACACTCTGCGCGCCTCCAAGGCCATGCAGGAGCGCGCCTTCGCCGACCCGAAGATCTCCTTCGTGTGGGACAGCGAGGTCGCCGAGATCCAGGGCGACCCGAAGCTCTCCGGTCTGAAGCTGCGCAATCTCAAGACCGGTGAGATCTCGGACCTGCCGGTGACCGGACTCTTCATCGCCATCGGCCACGACCCGCGCACCGAGCTCTTCAAGGGCCAACTCGACCTGGACGAAGAGGGCTACCTGAAGGTGAGCGCGCCGTCGACGCGCACGAACCTGACCGGTGTCTTCGCTGCCGGCGACGTGGTCGACCACACCTACCGTCAGGCGATCACCGCGGCCGGGACCGGCTGCTCCGCGGCTCTCGACGCCGAGCGCTACCTCGCCGCCCTGGCGGACGAGGAGCAGCCCGAGCCCGAGAAGACGGCCGTCTGA
- a CDS encoding anti-sigma factor family protein — MTSTTDMAGHPDVAEISDLAEGLLPPARTTELRRHLDDCELCADVYASLEEIRGLLGTLPGPPRMPADVAGRIDAALAAEALLNAGGPEAVESPEPVSAPGSVSEDADGAHVSRETSTSPDRPAGRPRSSTTGPGRKSGTRIGRRRIAVLGTVFTVAALGLGTVLLSSLGDNKPPHDTAGERQTTAADTFSEGKLQEQVTGLLAENKTKGGGSRTPFGAATAPGTNQPKVLREVVVPGCVRDGIGRDDAALATENGTYQGKKAMLVLLPDAADATRVTAYIVDAACVDHEASTAAGKVLLRRSYPAA; from the coding sequence GTGACGTCGACGACAGACATGGCCGGGCACCCGGACGTCGCGGAGATCTCCGACCTCGCCGAGGGGCTCCTCCCACCGGCCCGGACCACCGAGCTGCGCCGGCACCTGGACGACTGCGAGCTCTGTGCGGATGTCTACGCCTCCCTGGAGGAGATCCGCGGGCTGCTCGGCACGCTGCCGGGTCCGCCCCGCATGCCCGCCGATGTCGCGGGCCGCATCGATGCCGCTCTCGCCGCCGAGGCCCTGCTGAACGCCGGGGGACCGGAGGCCGTGGAGAGCCCGGAGCCGGTGAGTGCTCCTGGTTCCGTTTCCGAGGACGCCGACGGCGCGCATGTTTCACGTGAAACATCGACGTCCCCCGACCGACCTGCGGGCCGTCCCCGGTCCTCCACCACCGGCCCGGGCCGCAAGAGCGGCACGCGCATCGGACGCCGCAGGATCGCCGTCCTGGGGACCGTCTTCACCGTGGCCGCCTTGGGTCTCGGAACCGTCCTGCTGTCGTCGCTCGGCGACAACAAGCCGCCCCATGACACGGCGGGCGAGCGGCAGACCACGGCCGCGGACACCTTCTCCGAGGGAAAGCTGCAGGAACAGGTCACCGGTCTCCTGGCCGAGAACAAGACCAAGGGCGGCGGCTCCCGCACTCCCTTCGGAGCGGCGACAGCGCCCGGCACCAACCAGCCGAAGGTCCTCAGAGAGGTCGTCGTGCCCGGCTGCGTCCGCGACGGCATCGGACGCGACGATGCGGCCCTGGCCACCGAGAACGGCACCTATCAAGGGAAGAAGGCCATGCTCGTGCTGCTTCCCGACGCCGCCGACGCCACTCGGGTCACCGCCTACATCGTCGACGCGGCCTGCGTGGATCATGAGGCGTCCACCGCCGCCGGCAAGGTGCTCCTCAGGCGCAGCTACCCGGCTGCCTGA
- the sigM gene encoding RNA polymerase sigma factor SigM: MADGTGYDGVSDQDLLARHVEGDPDAFGEIVRRHRDRLWAVALRTLGDREEAADAVQDALVSAYRAAHTFRGQSAVTTWLHRITVNACLDRARKAASRKTSPVDDTERLEQLLEPHESASAPAERNDLHRQLIEALGTLPADQRAALVLVDMQGYPVAEAARILDVPTGTVKSRCARGRARLLPLLTHLRPDNGGEGKNPGGERNRTQGPTVPPAAGPRRAEPPDTGPSDSAAVKGGGGRA, encoded by the coding sequence ATGGCAGACGGCACCGGATATGACGGAGTGAGCGATCAGGATCTGCTCGCCCGGCACGTCGAAGGCGACCCCGACGCGTTCGGTGAGATCGTGCGGCGGCATCGCGACCGGCTCTGGGCCGTCGCCCTGCGGACGCTCGGTGACCGCGAGGAGGCCGCAGACGCCGTGCAGGACGCCCTCGTGTCCGCCTACCGGGCCGCCCACACCTTCCGGGGCCAGTCGGCCGTCACAACGTGGCTGCACAGGATCACGGTGAACGCCTGCCTGGACCGTGCCCGCAAGGCGGCCTCCCGGAAGACCTCTCCCGTCGACGACACCGAGCGCCTGGAGCAGCTGCTGGAGCCGCACGAGTCGGCTTCGGCCCCCGCCGAGCGCAACGATCTCCACCGGCAGCTCATCGAAGCCCTGGGGACCCTGCCGGCCGACCAGCGCGCCGCGCTCGTCCTGGTGGACATGCAGGGCTACCCGGTCGCGGAGGCGGCTCGCATTCTCGACGTGCCGACCGGCACGGTGAAGAGCAGATGTGCGCGCGGAAGAGCCAGACTCCTGCCGCTGCTCACCCACCTGAGGCCTGACAACGGCGGTGAGGGCAAGAACCCGGGCGGAGAACGGAACCGGACGCAGGGGCCGACCGTCCCACCCGCAGCGGGACCGCGCCGAGCGGAACCCCCGGACACAGGACCGAGCGACTCAGCTGCGGTGAAGGGCGGAGGTGGACGAGCGTGA
- a CDS encoding protein kinase family protein, with the protein MAERSTAAVDVADNSDETSLTAQADQSTADGVAKNRERDTDSDEVQESTRPEGAGTTSPPELHSGHKLARRYRLEECVTRLDGFSSWRAVDEKLRRAVGVHILPAEHSRARSVLAAARSSALLGDPRFVQVLDAVEENDVVYVVHEWLPDATELTTLLASGPLEPYDAYQMVSQVSSAMAAAHREGLAHLRLNPNAVLRASTGQWRIRGLAVNAALRGVSSDTPQRTDTEAIGALLYAALTQRWPYESDAYGLSGLPKDIGLIAPDQVRAGVHRGLSELSMRALVNDGATASRHESPCTTPEELVKAIGEMPRIRPPEPAFTAPPEYQRTTYQQGTYGRQTPRPGATQPVPTPPPPLQSRTGKALKWAVSALLIAALGLGSWQLADALMDQGGKNEDPGQTQTNDGNDKSPKKPISKPIAIKGAQDFDPLGNDGSENPDEIDRLYDNAPGTYWETSFYTSADFGRLKSGVGVILDLGKVQDVGKVTVSLKGETSVELRAASGVATQPQSLDGYTKVAQGSGTTVALKPDESLKSRYLLLWLTKLPLTDDGNYRGRVVDVKVTS; encoded by the coding sequence GTGGCGGAACGGAGTACGGCTGCCGTCGACGTGGCAGACAACAGCGACGAGACGTCGCTGACCGCACAGGCGGACCAGTCCACGGCCGACGGGGTGGCCAAGAACCGGGAGCGGGACACGGACAGCGACGAGGTACAGGAGAGCACCAGGCCCGAAGGTGCCGGAACGACCTCGCCGCCCGAACTGCACAGTGGTCACAAGCTCGCCAGACGCTACCGCCTCGAGGAGTGCGTCACCCGTCTGGACGGTTTCAGCAGCTGGCGTGCCGTGGACGAGAAGCTCCGCCGTGCCGTCGGGGTGCACATCCTGCCCGCCGAACACTCGCGGGCCCGCTCCGTCCTGGCGGCCGCCCGATCGTCCGCCCTCCTGGGTGACCCCCGCTTCGTCCAGGTGCTGGACGCGGTGGAGGAGAACGACGTCGTCTACGTCGTGCACGAATGGCTTCCCGACGCGACGGAACTGACCACGCTCCTCGCCTCCGGGCCCCTGGAGCCCTACGACGCCTACCAGATGGTCAGTCAGGTCTCCTCCGCCATGGCCGCCGCACATCGTGAGGGTCTCGCCCATCTGCGGCTCAACCCCAACGCCGTGCTGCGCGCCTCGACCGGCCAGTGGCGCATCCGTGGCCTCGCCGTCAACGCCGCCCTGCGCGGCGTCTCGTCCGACACCCCGCAGCGCACGGACACCGAAGCGATCGGCGCCCTGCTGTACGCGGCGCTCACCCAGCGCTGGCCGTACGAGAGCGACGCCTACGGCCTGTCAGGCCTGCCCAAGGACATCGGCCTGATCGCGCCCGACCAGGTGCGGGCCGGGGTACACCGCGGTCTGTCCGAGCTCTCCATGCGCGCACTCGTCAACGACGGCGCCACGGCGTCCCGGCACGAGTCGCCGTGCACCACTCCGGAGGAGCTGGTGAAGGCGATCGGCGAGATGCCCCGCATCCGTCCGCCGGAGCCGGCGTTCACCGCCCCGCCCGAGTACCAGCGCACGACGTACCAGCAGGGCACGTACGGACGTCAGACCCCGCGTCCCGGTGCCACCCAGCCTGTCCCGACTCCGCCGCCCCCGCTCCAGAGCCGCACCGGCAAGGCCCTCAAGTGGGCCGTCTCCGCGCTCCTGATCGCCGCGCTGGGCCTCGGCAGCTGGCAGCTGGCGGACGCGCTGATGGACCAGGGCGGCAAGAACGAGGACCCGGGCCAGACGCAGACGAACGACGGGAACGACAAGAGCCCGAAGAAGCCGATCAGCAAGCCGATCGCCATCAAGGGCGCCCAGGATTTCGATCCGCTGGGCAATGACGGTTCCGAGAATCCTGATGAGATAGACCGCCTCTACGACAACGCCCCCGGCACCTACTGGGAGACGAGCTTCTACACCAGCGCCGACTTCGGCCGGCTGAAGTCCGGTGTCGGCGTCATCCTCGACCTCGGCAAGGTTCAGGACGTCGGGAAGGTCACGGTCTCCCTCAAGGGGGAGACCTCCGTGGAACTGCGTGCTGCCAGTGGCGTGGCGACACAGCCCCAATCGCTCGACGGCTACACCAAGGTCGCCCAGGGGTCCGGTACCACCGTGGCCCTCAAGCCCGACGAGTCCCTCAAGAGCCGGTACCTCCTGTTGTGGCTGACCAAGCTGCCGCTGACGGACGACGGCAACTACCGGGGCCGGGTCGTGGACGTCAAGGTGACCAGCTGA
- the murJ gene encoding murein biosynthesis integral membrane protein MurJ, which produces MNAPYDGDRGRAAGNSGYPDAGGPEGSPPEHGQVPPQPPADIYLQDAYGQDPYRAQDLSAQDPVGEALYDRAAHPPPDPGTYQPQQPMYGQPPQSPYAPDPQVWAQTPAPEPEGPTRHLPYGDDPRTTQYVGVDDLVSQAGEPRQEPDAFAHLFRDQQQSSGHPSYDSPSVPGPSPAPGQMAQGPYAPQGQYAEPGRTAAVPRVDETPDPEPAPASAPKKGGRAAGLMKSSAVMAAGTMVSRLTGFIRSALIVSALGVGLLGDTFQVAYQLPTMIYILTVGGGLNSVFVPQLVRAMKEDDDGGEAYANRLLTLVIVTLGALTALSVLGAPLLIRVLSDPVASDPAANQVAVTFAQYFLPTIFFMGIHVVMGQILNARGKFGAMMWTPVLNNIVIIVTLGMFIYVYGTAADSGMKAANIPPEGQRLLGIGVLLGLVVQALAMIPYLRETGFRLRLRFDWKGQGLGKAVTLAKWTVLFVLANQAGAMIVIQLSTAAGKASPVDGTGFAAYANAQLIWGLPQAIITVSLMAALLPRLSRSAAEGDGGAVRDDISQGLRNTAVAIVPIAFGFLSLGIPMCTLMFGSSGTSEATNMGFMLMAFGLGLIPYSVQYVVLRAFYAYEDTRTPFYNTVIVAAVNAGASAICFFVIPSRWAVVGMAASYGLAYAIGVGVAWRRLRKRLGGDLDGARVLRTYARLCIASVPAALLSGAACYGIGHSLGQGPAGSLAAVLAGGAVLLGIFFVAARRMRIEELNSLVGMVRGRLGR; this is translated from the coding sequence ATGAACGCGCCGTACGACGGTGACCGCGGCCGTGCCGCGGGCAACTCGGGCTACCCCGACGCGGGTGGACCCGAGGGTTCACCGCCCGAGCACGGCCAGGTGCCGCCGCAGCCGCCCGCGGACATCTACCTCCAGGACGCCTACGGCCAGGACCCCTACCGGGCACAGGACCTCTCCGCACAGGACCCGGTCGGCGAGGCGCTCTACGACCGCGCCGCGCATCCGCCGCCCGATCCCGGCACGTACCAGCCGCAGCAGCCGATGTACGGCCAGCCGCCGCAGTCGCCGTACGCGCCCGACCCCCAGGTGTGGGCGCAGACGCCCGCGCCGGAGCCGGAGGGCCCGACGCGGCATCTGCCGTACGGCGACGACCCCCGCACCACCCAGTACGTCGGCGTGGACGACCTCGTCTCCCAGGCGGGCGAGCCGCGCCAGGAGCCGGACGCGTTCGCACATCTCTTCCGGGACCAGCAGCAGAGCAGCGGTCACCCGTCCTACGACTCGCCGTCGGTCCCCGGCCCGTCCCCGGCCCCGGGGCAGATGGCGCAGGGCCCGTACGCACCGCAGGGTCAGTACGCGGAGCCCGGCCGGACCGCGGCGGTACCGCGCGTGGACGAGACACCGGACCCCGAGCCCGCTCCCGCCTCGGCCCCGAAGAAGGGCGGCCGTGCCGCGGGCCTGATGAAGTCCAGCGCCGTGATGGCGGCGGGCACGATGGTCTCCCGCCTCACCGGCTTCATCCGCTCCGCACTGATCGTGTCGGCGCTGGGCGTCGGCCTCCTCGGTGACACCTTCCAAGTCGCCTACCAGCTGCCGACGATGATCTACATCCTCACCGTCGGCGGTGGTCTCAACTCCGTCTTCGTGCCACAGCTCGTGCGTGCCATGAAGGAGGACGACGACGGCGGCGAGGCGTACGCCAACCGTCTGCTCACCCTGGTCATCGTCACGCTCGGCGCACTCACCGCGCTCTCGGTCCTCGGCGCGCCGCTCCTGATCCGCGTGCTGTCCGACCCGGTGGCCAGCGACCCGGCGGCGAACCAGGTCGCCGTCACCTTCGCCCAGTACTTCCTCCCCACCATCTTCTTCATGGGCATCCATGTGGTGATGGGCCAGATCCTCAACGCCCGCGGCAAGTTCGGCGCGATGATGTGGACCCCGGTCCTGAACAACATCGTCATCATCGTGACGCTGGGCATGTTCATCTACGTCTACGGCACCGCTGCCGACTCCGGGATGAAGGCCGCGAACATCCCGCCGGAGGGCCAGCGCCTGCTCGGCATCGGCGTCCTGCTCGGTCTCGTGGTCCAGGCGCTCGCGATGATCCCCTACCTGCGCGAGACCGGCTTCCGGCTGCGGCTGCGCTTCGACTGGAAAGGCCAGGGGCTCGGCAAGGCCGTCACGCTGGCCAAGTGGACGGTCCTGTTCGTCCTCGCCAACCAGGCCGGCGCCATGATCGTCATCCAGCTGTCCACCGCGGCGGGCAAGGCCTCGCCGGTCGACGGCACCGGCTTCGCCGCCTACGCCAACGCGCAGCTGATCTGGGGGCTGCCGCAGGCCATCATCACCGTCTCCCTCATGGCCGCCCTGCTGCCGCGCCTGTCGCGCTCGGCGGCCGAGGGCGACGGGGGCGCCGTCCGCGACGACATCTCCCAGGGCCTGCGCAACACGGCGGTCGCGATCGTCCCGATCGCGTTCGGGTTCCTCTCCCTCGGCATCCCGATGTGCACCCTGATGTTCGGCTCCTCGGGCACCAGCGAGGCCACCAACATGGGCTTCATGCTGATGGCGTTCGGTCTCGGCCTGATCCCGTACTCCGTGCAGTACGTGGTCCTGCGTGCCTTCTACGCCTACGAGGACACGCGAACTCCCTTCTACAACACGGTCATCGTGGCCGCGGTCAACGCGGGCGCCTCGGCGATCTGCTTCTTCGTCATCCCGTCCCGCTGGGCCGTGGTCGGCATGGCCGCCTCGTACGGCTTGGCCTACGCGATCGGCGTCGGCGTCGCCTGGCGCCGGTTGCGCAAGCGGCTCGGCGGGGATCTCGACGGCGCCCGCGTCCTGCGGACTTACGCCCGGCTGTGCATCGCGTCGGTCCCGGCCGCCCTGCTCAGCGGTGCGGCCTGCTACGGCATCGGCCACTCGCTCGGCCAGGGCCCCGCCGGCTCGTTGGCCGCGGTCCTGGCCGGCGGCGCCGTGCTGCTCGGGATCTTCTTCGTCGCCGCCCGCCGCATGCGCATCGAGGAACTCAACTCGCTGGTCGGCATGGTCCGCGGACGCCTGGGACGCTGA